A region from the Variovorax sp. V93 genome encodes:
- a CDS encoding phospholipase D family protein — protein MSSFYALFGRSIALLVLVLQGACAQLPEHVDRPVSTALSSPNGTALEALVQQRRKADGARFESGFLLLAGPPAAYGSRLALIEGAQKTLDLQYYAIHADASTGRLVRGVRAAAERGVRVRILLDDLHSTGRDALVLGLAFVPNIEMRLFNPLAGARGSSFARALNSIGDASRIQQRMHNKLFLADNVLGVTGGRNLGDAYFGNALKGNYIDVDILAAGPIVRDLSRSFDSYWNNERAYPVQSLVKRSELEAIRERAQQADRELADESARAQNSPPPATPEAEPKPGAAPTPAQLARAWDEKPMDLQTARFVWAPAVMLADQPGKIPADKGAGTTRAPGLVVSQPGDAASSSRRAAALETSSDLAAGSDTVVEGLLQLIGQARTDLLIISPYFVPGPDMKQAFAAARSRGVRIRVLTNSLSSNDAPVAHVGYSRHREDLLRMGVELYELRSEQASVGNAFGSSGSGGSLGESRSMLHSKVLVMDGRLLVVGSMNLDLRSQLQNTEIALLVRSAELSRAASAQIERGMREGSWRVELNDGSLVWRAPEGSGLKDTSTEPDASLTLRLLLRLFGPLAPDQLL, from the coding sequence ATGTCTTCTTTCTACGCGCTCTTTGGCCGATCCATTGCGCTTCTTGTCCTCGTCCTGCAGGGCGCCTGCGCACAACTGCCCGAGCACGTCGACCGGCCGGTTTCGACCGCGCTCTCCTCGCCCAACGGCACCGCGCTGGAGGCCTTGGTGCAGCAGCGGCGCAAAGCCGACGGAGCGCGCTTCGAATCCGGCTTCCTGCTGCTCGCGGGACCTCCGGCCGCCTACGGCAGCCGGCTCGCTCTGATCGAAGGCGCGCAGAAAACGCTCGACCTGCAGTACTACGCCATCCATGCCGACGCCAGCACCGGCCGGCTGGTGCGGGGAGTCCGGGCGGCGGCCGAGCGCGGCGTGCGGGTGCGGATTCTGCTCGACGATCTGCACAGCACCGGGCGCGATGCGCTGGTGCTGGGCCTGGCTTTCGTGCCCAACATCGAGATGCGCCTGTTCAACCCGCTGGCCGGCGCGCGCGGGTCTTCGTTCGCTCGCGCGCTCAACTCGATCGGCGATGCCTCGCGGATCCAGCAGCGGATGCACAACAAGCTCTTTCTCGCCGACAACGTGCTCGGCGTCACCGGCGGGCGCAACCTGGGCGATGCCTATTTCGGCAATGCGCTGAAGGGCAACTACATCGACGTCGACATCCTGGCGGCGGGGCCGATCGTGCGGGACCTGTCGCGCAGCTTCGACAGCTACTGGAACAACGAACGCGCCTATCCCGTCCAGTCGCTGGTCAAGCGCAGCGAACTGGAAGCCATCCGCGAGCGCGCGCAGCAGGCCGACCGGGAACTGGCCGACGAATCGGCCCGTGCGCAGAACTCACCGCCGCCGGCAACACCCGAGGCAGAACCGAAACCAGGCGCCGCCCCCACGCCGGCACAGCTCGCCCGCGCCTGGGACGAAAAACCGATGGACCTGCAAACCGCCCGCTTCGTCTGGGCGCCCGCGGTGATGCTCGCCGACCAGCCCGGAAAGATCCCGGCCGACAAGGGCGCCGGGACGACGAGGGCGCCGGGCCTGGTCGTGAGCCAGCCCGGGGACGCCGCCAGTTCGTCGCGGCGCGCGGCGGCGCTCGAAACCAGCTCCGACCTTGCCGCGGGCAGCGACACGGTGGTCGAAGGCCTGCTGCAGCTGATCGGCCAGGCGCGCACCGACCTGCTCATCATCTCGCCCTACTTTGTGCCCGGCCCGGACATGAAGCAGGCCTTCGCGGCGGCTCGCAGCCGGGGCGTGCGCATCCGCGTGCTGACCAACTCGCTGTCGTCGAACGACGCGCCGGTGGCGCACGTCGGCTACTCGCGCCATCGCGAGGACCTGCTCAGGATGGGCGTGGAACTCTACGAGCTGCGCAGCGAGCAGGCCAGCGTCGGCAACGCCTTCGGCTCGTCGGGCAGCGGCGGCAGCCTCGGCGAATCGCGCTCGATGCTGCATTCGAAGGTGCTGGTGATGGACGGCCGGCTGCTGGTGGTCGGCTCGATGAACCTGGACCTGCGCTCGCAGCTGCAGAACACCGAGATCGCGCTGCTCGTGCGCAGCGCCGAGCTCTCGCGCGCGGCGTCCGCCCAGATCGAGCGCGGCATGCGCGAGGGCTCATGGCGGGTCGAGCTGAACGATGGCTCGCTAGTCTGGCGGGCGCCCGAAGGCAGCGGGCTGAAGGACACCTCCACCGAGCCCGACGCCAGCCTGACCCTGCGCCTGCTGCTGCGGCTGTTCGGGCCGCTGGCGCCGGACCAGCTGCTGTAG
- a CDS encoding ATP-binding cassette domain-containing protein: MALITLLNAQLAFGHVPLLDHADFSLLESERIGLIGRNGAGKSSLLKILGGLEKTDDGTLQLQQNLRIAFVAQEPQLDMDADVFTAASQGLAPVIAIRDLYLSGAEGLDLDALQSQIEAFDAWNWEQRVEETLHRLHLDRDARIGSLSGGTRKRVALAQALVAAPDVLLLDEPTNHLDLDSIEWLEQLLIDFKGSVVTVTHDRSFLNRVATRIVELDRGKLNSYPGNFEQYLLQKEEQLAQEAVISAKADKLLAQEEIWIRKGVEARRTRSQSRISRLEALRASRAARREVQGSVNMDVASGQSSGKIVAELAEATKSFGEKTVIRKFTGTILRGDKVGLLGPNGAGKTTLLKLILGELEPDSGKIRRGTNLQVAYFDQMRDKLDLDATLEDFISPGSEWIEIGSQRKHVKSYLSDFLFSPARANSPVRSLSGGERNRLLLARLFARPANVLVLDEPTNDLDIDTLELLEGLLQDYDGTVFLVSHDRTFLDNVVTSTIAFEGDGHWREYEGSVQDWLIQSKRAREIAEQRQAAGAAPASSPPAPAPVATEPAPARPAGAARKKLSYKEQRELEALPAQLEALEAEQKRIGEMLELDGGTIYATDASRAAELSQRHAQIDDELLAALERQEELSVGR; encoded by the coding sequence ATGGCACTCATCACACTCCTTAACGCCCAACTCGCGTTCGGTCACGTCCCGCTGCTCGATCATGCGGACTTCTCTCTTCTGGAATCGGAGCGTATCGGCCTGATCGGGCGCAATGGTGCCGGCAAGTCTTCCCTGCTCAAGATACTGGGTGGCCTGGAGAAGACGGACGACGGCACGCTCCAGCTGCAGCAGAACTTGCGCATCGCATTCGTCGCCCAGGAACCCCAGCTGGACATGGACGCCGACGTATTTACGGCCGCAAGCCAGGGGCTGGCCCCGGTCATCGCCATACGGGACCTCTATCTTTCCGGTGCGGAAGGCCTGGACTTGGATGCGCTGCAGTCCCAGATCGAAGCTTTCGACGCCTGGAACTGGGAGCAGCGCGTGGAGGAGACGCTGCATCGGCTCCACCTGGACCGCGACGCCCGGATCGGCTCTCTCTCCGGCGGCACCCGCAAGCGGGTCGCGCTGGCCCAGGCGCTGGTCGCCGCGCCGGACGTTCTTCTATTGGACGAACCCACCAACCACCTGGACCTGGACTCCATCGAATGGTTGGAGCAATTGCTGATCGACTTCAAGGGAAGCGTCGTCACCGTCACCCATGACCGCAGCTTCCTGAACCGCGTGGCCACCCGCATCGTGGAGCTGGACCGGGGCAAGCTGAATTCCTACCCAGGCAACTTCGAGCAGTACCTGCTGCAAAAGGAAGAGCAGCTCGCACAGGAGGCGGTCATCAGCGCCAAGGCGGACAAGCTCCTTGCACAGGAAGAGATCTGGATCCGCAAGGGCGTGGAGGCGCGCCGCACCCGTAGCCAGAGCCGCATCAGCCGCCTGGAAGCCCTGCGCGCAAGCCGCGCGGCGCGCCGGGAGGTGCAAGGCAGCGTCAACATGGACGTGGCGTCGGGCCAGAGCAGCGGCAAGATCGTGGCCGAGCTCGCCGAGGCGACCAAATCCTTCGGCGAAAAGACCGTGATCCGCAAGTTCACGGGCACCATCCTGCGCGGCGACAAGGTCGGCCTGCTGGGCCCGAACGGGGCGGGCAAGACCACGCTGCTCAAGCTGATCCTGGGCGAGCTCGAGCCGGACAGCGGCAAGATCCGCCGCGGCACCAACCTGCAGGTGGCGTATTTCGACCAGATGCGCGACAAGCTCGACCTCGATGCGACGCTGGAGGACTTCATCAGCCCGGGCAGCGAATGGATCGAGATTGGCAGCCAGCGCAAGCACGTGAAGAGCTACCTTTCGGACTTTCTCTTCTCCCCCGCGCGCGCCAATTCGCCGGTTCGCTCCCTGAGCGGCGGCGAGCGCAACCGGCTGCTGCTGGCGCGCCTGTTCGCGCGCCCCGCCAATGTGCTGGTGCTCGACGAACCGACCAACGACCTGGACATCGACACGCTCGAACTGCTCGAAGGCCTGCTGCAGGACTACGACGGCACCGTGTTCCTGGTCAGCCACGACCGCACCTTCCTGGACAACGTGGTGACCAGCACGATCGCCTTCGAGGGCGACGGCCACTGGCGCGAGTACGAGGGCAGCGTGCAGGACTGGCTGATCCAGTCGAAGCGCGCGCGCGAGATCGCGGAGCAAAGGCAGGCCGCCGGCGCCGCGCCTGCCTCCTCGCCGCCCGCACCGGCACCCGTCGCCACCGAGCCGGCGCCCGCGCGTCCGGCCGGCGCCGCGCGCAAGAAGCTCAGCTACAAGGAGCAGCGCGAGCTCGAGGCGCTCCCGGCGCAGCTCGAGGCGCTCGAGGCCGAGCAGAAGCGCATCGGCGAAATGCTCGAGCTCGACGGCGGCACCATCTACGCCACCGACGCTTCGCGCGCGGCCGAGCTGAGCCAGCGCCATGCCCAGATCGACGACGAGTTGCTGGCCGCGCTGGAACGCCAGGAAGAGCTGTCCGTCGGGCGCTAG
- a CDS encoding copper chaperone PCu(A)C → MNHPRLILKTAAACALLAGTAAAFAHVTLPRGGVTVGSDYSAAFRVGHACEGAKATTGLAVRLPKGFLLSDAQARKGWKLDVQKNAGDGEVRWTAESPQAALPASERAEFVLRGKVPGTPGPLWFKVLQTCDVGSIDWAEVPASGSSTAGLKSPAARLDVVAQGVATVDVRDGWVRQSVPGQSGTGAFMKLTAPTGARLVGITTPAAGVAEVHEMKMEGDTMKMRELPGGLDLPAGQTVELKPGGYHVMMMDLKQALAKGSTVPMTLRFEDAKGQKSSLELNLPVGAPEGADAAAPAHQHKH, encoded by the coding sequence ATGAACCACCCACGCCTCATCCTGAAGACCGCTGCCGCATGCGCACTGCTGGCAGGCACGGCCGCCGCGTTCGCCCATGTCACCCTGCCTCGCGGCGGCGTTACCGTCGGCAGCGACTACAGCGCGGCCTTCCGTGTCGGCCACGCCTGCGAAGGCGCCAAGGCCACCACCGGCCTGGCCGTGCGCCTGCCCAAGGGTTTCCTGCTGAGCGACGCGCAGGCGCGCAAGGGCTGGAAGCTCGACGTGCAGAAGAACGCCGGCGACGGCGAAGTGCGCTGGACCGCCGAAAGCCCCCAGGCCGCGCTGCCCGCCAGCGAGCGCGCCGAGTTCGTGCTGCGCGGCAAGGTGCCCGGCACCCCCGGCCCGCTGTGGTTCAAGGTGCTGCAGACCTGCGACGTGGGCAGCATCGACTGGGCGGAAGTGCCGGCCTCGGGCAGTTCGACCGCGGGGCTCAAGAGCCCTGCCGCCAGGCTCGATGTGGTGGCGCAGGGCGTGGCCACGGTCGACGTGCGCGATGGCTGGGTGCGCCAGTCGGTGCCGGGCCAGAGCGGCACCGGGGCCTTCATGAAGCTCACCGCGCCCACCGGCGCCAGGCTAGTCGGCATCACGACGCCGGCCGCCGGCGTGGCCGAGGTGCACGAGATGAAGATGGAAGGCGACACCATGAAGATGCGCGAGCTGCCGGGCGGCCTCGACCTGCCCGCCGGCCAGACCGTCGAGCTCAAGCCGGGCGGCTACCACGTGATGATGATGGACCTGAAGCAGGCGCTGGCCAAGGGTTCGACCGTCCCGATGACGCTGCGTTTCGAGGATGCCAAGGGCCAGAAGAGCTCGCTCGAGCTGAACCTGCCGGTGGGCGCGCCCGAAGGGGCCGACGCCGCCGCGCCGGCCCATCAGCACAAGCACTGA